The following proteins are co-located in the Streptomyces sp. NBC_00435 genome:
- a CDS encoding IS110 family transposase, producing MIDISGIGAFLGLDVGKGEHHATAVTPAGKKAFDKRLPNSEPKLREVFGRLQAKHGTVLVVVDQPASIGALPLAVARDMGCPVAYLPGLTMRRIADLYPGEAKTDARDAFVIADAARVMPHTLRSVDLEEETIAELEMIVGFDDDLAGEATRISNRLRGLLTQIHPSLERVLGPRVQHPAVLKLLDQFGSPAQIRKAGRRRLVTLIRPKAPRMAERLVEDIFTALDEQTVVVPGTDAAALIVPSLANSLQAVLDQRKLLAARIEELLELHPLSKVLTSMPGIGVRTGARILIDVGDGSSFPSAAHLAAYAGLAPTTRSSGSSIRGEQPSRRGNKQLKRAFFLSAFAALADPASRAYYDKKISQGKHHTQALLCLARRRADVLFAMLRDGTFYEPQTAPSP from the coding sequence GTGATCGACATCAGCGGCATCGGCGCCTTCCTCGGCCTGGACGTCGGCAAGGGCGAACACCACGCCACCGCCGTCACGCCGGCCGGGAAGAAGGCCTTCGATAAGCGGCTGCCCAACAGTGAGCCCAAGCTCCGCGAGGTCTTCGGGAGACTGCAGGCCAAGCACGGGACCGTGCTGGTCGTGGTCGACCAGCCGGCCTCCATCGGCGCTCTGCCGCTCGCAGTCGCGAGGGACATGGGCTGCCCGGTCGCCTATCTGCCCGGGCTGACGATGCGACGGATCGCTGATCTCTATCCGGGCGAGGCCAAGACTGATGCCCGCGACGCGTTCGTCATCGCGGACGCGGCCCGCGTCATGCCCCACACGCTCCGCTCGGTCGATCTCGAGGAGGAAACCATCGCCGAGCTGGAGATGATCGTCGGCTTCGACGACGACCTCGCGGGTGAGGCAACCCGGATCAGCAACCGTCTCCGCGGCCTTCTCACGCAGATCCATCCGTCGCTGGAACGGGTCCTGGGCCCGCGAGTGCAGCATCCGGCGGTGCTCAAGCTCCTCGACCAGTTCGGTTCCCCAGCCCAGATCCGCAAGGCCGGACGCCGTCGCCTCGTGACCTTGATACGTCCCAAGGCGCCGCGGATGGCCGAGCGGCTGGTCGAGGACATCTTCACGGCTCTGGACGAGCAGACCGTCGTCGTCCCGGGCACCGACGCGGCCGCATTGATCGTCCCCAGCCTCGCCAACTCTCTCCAGGCAGTGCTTGACCAGCGAAAACTCCTCGCAGCCCGGATCGAGGAACTGCTGGAGCTCCACCCTCTTTCCAAGGTCCTGACGTCCATGCCGGGGATCGGCGTCAGGACCGGAGCCCGCATCCTCATCGACGTCGGCGACGGCAGTTCGTTCCCGTCCGCCGCTCACCTCGCTGCCTATGCCGGCCTCGCCCCGACGACCCGCAGTTCCGGTTCGTCGATCCGCGGCGAGCAACCATCCCGACGCGGAAACAAGCAGCTCAAACGGGCCTTCTTCCTCTCCGCGTTCGCAGCCCTCGCCGACCCGGCCTCCCGGGCCTACTACGACAAGAAGATCAGCCAGGGCAAACACCACACCCAAGCACTCCTCTGCCTCGCCCGACGACGAGCCGACGTCCTCTTCGCCATGCTCCGAGACGGCACCTTCTACGAACCCCAGACCGCCCCATCACCTTGA
- the nhaA gene encoding Na+/H+ antiporter NhaA: MSSPRPRIVFGLMPWPERQAIASALRTETVGGLVLLAAAVIALIWANSPLSGAYEAIRDFHFGIPALGLDLSVGHWTADGLLAVFFLVAGIELKRELVVGELRTPATAALPVIAAMCGMAVPAALYAATAWVGGGSPDGWAVPMATDIAFALAVLAVISTHLPAALRAFLLTLAVVDDLGAILIIAIFFTSDLNLWALGGAFAGLALFYLLQRLRVWGWWWYVPLGIAIWALMYNGGVHATVAGVAMGLILRTTRDKDEEASPASRVAHLLHPFSAGVAVPLFALFAAGVTISGPALAEVFSSPEPLGIVIGLVVGKVIGIFLGTYLAARYTKAQLNPDLAWADVLGLSVLAGIGFTVALLIGELAFPGRAVGELVKAAVLIASVTAAILAAVLLRRRNALYKRLYEEENVDADADGIPDIYQRGEMDRPAAQHH; encoded by the coding sequence ATGAGCAGCCCGCGCCCTCGCATCGTCTTCGGCCTCATGCCGTGGCCCGAACGCCAGGCCATCGCGTCCGCCCTGCGCACCGAGACCGTCGGCGGACTCGTCCTCCTCGCCGCAGCCGTCATCGCGCTGATCTGGGCAAACAGCCCGCTGAGCGGCGCGTACGAGGCGATACGCGACTTCCACTTCGGCATACCCGCCCTCGGCCTGGACCTCTCCGTCGGACACTGGACCGCCGACGGACTCCTCGCGGTCTTCTTCCTCGTCGCCGGCATCGAACTGAAGCGGGAACTCGTCGTCGGCGAGCTGCGCACCCCCGCCACCGCCGCCCTCCCGGTCATCGCCGCGATGTGCGGCATGGCCGTGCCGGCCGCGCTCTACGCAGCAACCGCTTGGGTAGGCGGCGGCAGCCCCGACGGCTGGGCCGTGCCGATGGCCACCGACATCGCCTTCGCCCTCGCCGTCCTCGCGGTGATCAGCACCCACCTCCCGGCCGCGCTGCGCGCCTTCCTCCTCACCCTCGCCGTGGTCGACGACCTCGGCGCCATCCTCATCATCGCGATCTTCTTCACCAGCGACCTGAACCTCTGGGCCCTCGGCGGAGCCTTCGCCGGACTCGCCCTCTTCTACCTCCTCCAACGGCTCCGCGTCTGGGGCTGGTGGTGGTACGTGCCGCTCGGCATCGCGATCTGGGCCCTCATGTACAACGGCGGTGTCCACGCCACCGTCGCCGGCGTCGCCATGGGCCTCATCCTGCGCACCACCCGCGACAAGGACGAGGAGGCCTCCCCCGCCTCCCGCGTCGCGCACCTGCTACACCCCTTCTCCGCGGGAGTCGCCGTCCCCCTGTTCGCCCTCTTCGCCGCCGGCGTCACCATCTCCGGTCCCGCTCTGGCGGAGGTGTTCAGCAGCCCCGAACCCCTCGGAATCGTCATCGGCCTCGTCGTCGGCAAGGTCATCGGAATCTTCCTCGGCACCTACCTGGCCGCCCGCTACACGAAGGCACAGCTCAACCCCGACCTGGCCTGGGCCGACGTCCTCGGCCTCTCCGTCCTCGCCGGTATCGGCTTCACCGTGGCCCTCCTCATCGGCGAACTCGCCTTCCCCGGCCGGGCAGTCGGCGAACTCGTCAAGGCAGCCGTCCTCATCGCCTCCGTCACCGCCGCGATCCTGGCAGCCGTACTGCTGCGCCGCCGCAACGCGCTCTACAAACGCCTGTACGAGGAAGAGAACGTCGACGCGGACGCGGACGGCATCCCCGACATCTACCAACGCGGCGAGATGGACCGACCCGCCGCTCAGCACCACTGA
- a CDS encoding fatty acid desaturase family protein produces the protein MTAIDPTAHLTAEQIEELGRELDAIRDEVIAGRGEKDAAYIRKVISAQRKLELVSRGVLLFSIFPPAWLIGTAGLSVAKIMENMEIGHNVLHGQWDWMRDPKIHSTTWDWDHVSPAEQWKHSHNELHHTYTNVIGKDNDLGYGIMRVDEDQKWYPFHLGQPLWNFINACFFEYGIAAYDLDLGRNLHKRRRKNPEFRARARAVGRKIRKQVLKDYVIHPLLSGPSFLTTLAATFTANLVRNIWSHSVIMCGHFPEGVQVFERRSIKGETRGQWYLRQMMGSANISGGKAMHFMTGNLSHQIEHHLFPDLPSNRYAEVAVKVRGLFEKYELKYVTGPLPKQVYSAWHKVFRLSLPNKKPKVTTPDREQELAAV, from the coding sequence TTGACCGCCATCGACCCCACCGCCCACCTGACCGCGGAGCAGATCGAGGAGCTCGGCCGCGAGCTGGACGCGATTCGCGACGAGGTGATCGCCGGCCGCGGTGAGAAGGACGCCGCCTACATCCGCAAGGTCATCTCTGCACAGCGCAAACTCGAGCTGGTCAGCAGGGGCGTCCTACTGTTCTCGATCTTCCCGCCCGCGTGGCTGATCGGCACCGCCGGCCTGTCCGTGGCGAAGATCATGGAGAACATGGAGATCGGCCACAACGTCCTGCACGGCCAGTGGGACTGGATGCGGGACCCGAAGATCCACTCCACCACCTGGGACTGGGATCACGTCTCGCCGGCCGAGCAGTGGAAGCACTCGCACAACGAGCTGCACCACACGTACACCAACGTGATCGGCAAGGACAACGACCTCGGCTACGGCATCATGCGCGTCGACGAGGACCAGAAGTGGTACCCGTTCCACCTCGGCCAGCCGCTGTGGAACTTCATCAACGCCTGCTTCTTCGAGTACGGCATCGCCGCCTACGACCTGGATCTCGGCAGGAACCTGCACAAGCGCCGCCGCAAGAACCCGGAGTTCCGCGCGCGGGCCAGGGCCGTGGGCCGCAAGATCCGCAAGCAGGTGCTCAAGGACTACGTGATCCACCCGCTCCTCTCGGGCCCGTCGTTCCTCACCACGCTCGCCGCCACGTTCACCGCGAACCTGGTCCGCAATATCTGGTCCCACTCGGTGATCATGTGCGGGCACTTCCCCGAGGGCGTGCAGGTCTTCGAGCGCCGGTCGATCAAGGGCGAGACGCGCGGCCAGTGGTACCTGCGCCAGATGATGGGCTCGGCGAACATCAGCGGCGGCAAGGCCATGCACTTCATGACCGGCAACCTGTCGCACCAGATCGAGCACCACCTGTTCCCGGACCTGCCGAGCAACCGGTATGCCGAGGTCGCGGTGAAGGTGCGCGGCTTGTTCGAGAAGTACGAGCTGAAGTACGTCACCGGGCCGCTGCCCAAGCAGGTGTACTCGGCGTGGCACAAGGTCTTCCGGCTCTCGCTGCCGAACAAGAAGCCCAAGGTCACGACGCCGGACCGCGAGCAGGAGCTCGCCGCGGTCTGA
- a CDS encoding alanine/glycine:cation symporter family protein, with protein sequence MSLDTITTSVDEAVSGFFEPIAKWLGDIVFYSVPVNGTQIPLIVAWLVVAGLVFSGWFGLVQIRKFRLAVNVVRGKYDEDGSAGEVNHFQALTAAVSGTVGLGNIAGVAVAVSIGGPGATFWMILCGLLGMATKFVEVTLGVKYREVHADGTVSGGPMHYLPKGLADRFGAKGLKLGKALGVLASAMILFFGLFGGNLFQVNQSYAQLVSVTGGESGMLGSSAGALFFGILIAAIVGIVLLGGIRSIASVTSKLVPAMAGIYIAACLVVILVNVSAVPSAISAIIEGAFNPQGVAGGVLGALIVGFKRAAFSNEAGLGSAPIAHSAVKTKHPASEGLVALLEPFIDTVVICTMTALTIVIANPASWGEARKGEGPGGVTITSDAFATVLPWFPYILTIAVMLFAISTVLTWGYYCMKAWTHLFGRSKTSELTFKVFYTLFAVAGSLLTLQTLIDMADAVLFMLAVINIIGLYLLAPVVKQELNNFLGYVRRRDAGLDTDTEADEDDDQELVKTTA encoded by the coding sequence ATGTCACTCGACACCATCACCACCTCCGTAGACGAAGCCGTCAGCGGATTCTTCGAGCCCATCGCCAAGTGGCTCGGAGACATCGTCTTCTACTCCGTACCCGTCAACGGGACCCAGATTCCGCTGATCGTGGCCTGGCTCGTCGTGGCCGGCCTGGTCTTCTCGGGCTGGTTCGGCCTGGTGCAGATACGCAAGTTCCGGCTCGCGGTTAACGTGGTGCGCGGCAAGTACGACGAGGACGGCTCGGCCGGTGAGGTCAACCACTTCCAGGCCCTGACCGCGGCCGTCTCCGGCACCGTCGGCCTCGGCAACATCGCCGGTGTCGCCGTCGCCGTCTCCATCGGCGGCCCCGGTGCCACCTTCTGGATGATCCTCTGCGGCCTGCTCGGCATGGCCACGAAGTTCGTCGAGGTCACCCTCGGCGTGAAGTACCGCGAGGTCCACGCCGATGGGACGGTCTCCGGCGGCCCGATGCACTACCTGCCCAAGGGCCTGGCCGACCGCTTCGGCGCCAAAGGCCTGAAGCTGGGCAAGGCGCTGGGTGTCCTCGCCTCCGCGATGATCCTCTTCTTCGGCCTCTTCGGCGGCAACCTCTTCCAGGTCAACCAGTCCTACGCCCAGCTCGTCTCCGTCACCGGCGGCGAGTCCGGCATGCTCGGCTCCTCGGCCGGCGCGCTGTTCTTCGGCATCCTGATCGCCGCGATCGTCGGCATCGTTCTCCTCGGCGGCATCCGCTCCATCGCCTCCGTGACCAGCAAGCTCGTCCCGGCGATGGCCGGCATCTACATCGCCGCCTGCCTCGTGGTCATCCTGGTCAACGTCTCCGCAGTGCCGTCCGCGATCTCCGCCATCATCGAGGGCGCCTTCAACCCGCAGGGTGTCGCCGGTGGCGTCCTCGGCGCGCTGATCGTCGGCTTCAAGCGGGCCGCGTTCTCCAACGAGGCCGGTCTCGGCTCCGCCCCGATCGCCCACTCCGCGGTCAAGACCAAGCACCCCGCCAGCGAAGGCCTGGTCGCCCTGCTGGAGCCGTTCATCGACACCGTGGTCATCTGCACGATGACCGCCCTGACGATCGTCATCGCCAACCCGGCCAGCTGGGGCGAAGCCCGCAAGGGCGAAGGCCCCGGCGGCGTGACGATCACCTCCGACGCCTTCGCCACGGTCCTGCCCTGGTTCCCGTACATCCTCACCATCGCGGTGATGCTGTTCGCCATCTCCACCGTGCTGACCTGGGGTTACTACTGCATGAAGGCGTGGACGCACCTCTTCGGCCGCAGCAAGACCAGCGAGCTGACCTTCAAGGTCTTCTACACGCTGTTCGCGGTCGCCGGTTCTCTGCTCACCCTGCAGACCCTGATCGACATGGCCGACGCGGTGCTCTTCATGCTCGCCGTCATCAACATCATCGGCCTGTACCTGCTGGCCCCCGTGGTCAAGCAGGAGCTGAACAACTTCCTCGGCTACGTCCGCCGCCGCGATGCCGGCCTCGACACGGACACCGAAGCAGACGAGGACGACGACCAGGAGCTGGTGAAGACCACCGCCTGA